A segment of the Thermodesulfovibrionales bacterium genome:
TATTAAAAGAAGCTGCCAAGTATGATTCATATTGAAAGTAAACTCTTCAGCAGTGAAAATCTTTGTTCATCGGATTCAGACTCAGAGCGAAAATCGCAGTTGTAGGAAAGGATTGAGCAACTGACTGAATTTCAGATCTGTTCTAATATTTTTCTAATATGGTGTCAGCTGCTCTAGTTGCTATAACCCTTTGATTTTAAAGTGAGCCGTGCAGGATTCGAACCTGCGACCCGCTGATTAAGAGTCAGCTGCTCTACCAACTGAGCTAACGGCCCATTTTATGGACAGTCAAGGGTGATCAGCAAATATGAATAGTAAAACAAAAAACATCGATGCAAATCAACTTTCTCTTATCAGGGATGCAACAATAGTGGCTAATAACACCACATTTGACCGAGTGACAAATAATGGCTTTCTTGGCGCGCCTGAGAGGATTCGAACCTCCGACCCTCGGCTCCGGAGGCCGATGCTCTATCCAACTGAGCTACAGGCGCATCACGCATTGCCATGAATAATCAGTTGCAACTAAATCTTTTCAAAATGTCTATTTGGGGTGGGCGAGGGGATTCGAACCCCCAACACCTGGAGCCACAGTCCAGTGCTCTAACCGTTGAACTACGCCCACCGTGCAGCAATGAATCGTGATCCGGTTTTCGACACAGTCGATTATACCCGATTACGCCTTACTCAATCACCAAGTATTTTGACCATCGCCTTATATGCATATAATTGCCTGGCGCGCCTGAAGGGATTCGAACCCCTGACCCACTGCTTAGAAGGCAGTTGCTCTATCCGACTGAGCTACAGGCGCATCCGTAAGAGTGATTCTGAGCAGCGTCAACGTATTCGCCGGCATACTCTCGCAGTCATATGAGACTCGCCGGGTAACGAAATCATAACGACTGCTGTATCTGCAACGCAAGTATGATGTCAGCTTGGTCGGGGCGAGAGGATTTGAACCTCCGACCCCCTGCTCCCAAGGCAGGTGCGCTAGCCAAACTGCGCTACGCCCCGAAGTTAATAAAGTAATGGATTATAGCGTTAAAAGTCAAATTTCGAGCGGAATATGAAGGGACAAAGGGACGAACGATGTCGTTCGGCTTGGGGCAGCTCTTATTCTCCTAAAGCCCTCCAGAGTGGTCCGCTACGATGGGAAAGGCGAGGAGCACACGGGACATCGGGGCTTATGGTTCGGGCGAGCTGATGAGAGAGCGGATCAACGCAAACCTATTCTTGACCTTGAATTTCATGTAGACGTTGCTCAGATGGTCTTTTACCGTCTGCTCGGATATATCGAGATCCTCCGACATTTCGCTGTTCGTCAATCCGTCGAGAACTCGCCTGAGTATATCCGTTTCTCTCCGCGTCAGGCTGAAATTCTTCCTGATTCTGTTCAGGTCGAAATTATTCGATACCGACTGCTCGACGATAAAGACCGTCACGAATGGACTTGGCCCTTCAGAGGGTTGTACCCTGAACATCCATGTGCTCGGCGATCCGTCAAGCTTTTTTGATATATAGATGTCGCCGGGGAAGAGCTCTCTCAGATGTGCCGTTCCTATTACGTCAAAGATTCTCTTGTTTACGGCTTCGACCTCTTCAGGGATAGTGAAACGCTTCAGGAAATTCTCGGCCTGTCGGTTCCTGTACGTGATGCTCAAGTGAGGATCAAAGACAAGCACGCCAAGAGGCATCTTGTTCAGGATAAAATCTATGACTTCATTGTTATCCATTACGTTTTAACGTAAAGGAGAAGGAGACGGATTTCTACCATGATACCACACCTTGGCGGCCAATCAAACTGAAAAAAACGAGACATGTCGCGTCGGTGCTATACGATGATCCTTGTACCAGCATTTCCCCTCAGCGCTTCCAGGAGATCTTCAGGCCTTGTGATGAGGACCTCATCTCCTCCCGATTCGAGAAACGCGATGGCAGCCTCGATCTTCGGCCCCATGCTCCCGGCAGGGAACTGCCCCTCCCCGAGATATCTCTTCGCATCGTTCATTGTGAAAGAATGTATTCTGCGCCTCGAACTGCTGTCCCAGTTGAGGTAAACGCCGTCCACATCCGTTACGATTACGAATGTTTTCATGCCGATTTCACGGCAGAGGAGGCCCGCCGTGAAGTCCTTGTCGATAACCGCGTCGACACCCTTCAGGATCCCTTCTTCCTCGATTACCGGGATGCCACCTCCTCCGCATGCGATAGGCAGAATATCGATTTCAAGAGCGGCGCGTATTGCCTCTGTCTCAACTATCCTCCGAGGCATCGGCGAAGCCACAAGTCTTCTCCATCCCCTCCCGGGTATCCTCTTCATCGTCCATCCCGACGTCTGCCTTTCTCTGACGACCTGCTCATCCGGATAGTAAGGGCCTATCGGCTTTGTCGGATTAGTAAAGGCGGGGTCATGCATATCCACTGCGACGTGAGTAATAATGGCAGAGACGGTTTTCTCGATGCCGATTCCCTTGAGTTCATTTCGCAGGCTCTGGACCATCATCGCCCCAATCCCACCCTGGCTGTCCGCGACGCAGACCGAGAGAGGCATGGGTGGTATGTAGTCCCTCGCACATTCATTTCTGAGAAGGATGTTCCCGACTATCGGCCCGTTACCGTGGGTAATCACGATCCTCTTCCCTTCCGAGACGAGGGCCGCGACGGGTTTCATGCAGGCGGCGGTGTGGGTAAACTGTTCTTCGATATACCCCCTTTCACCCGGCAGGATGAGTGCATTTCCACCGAGGGCTATAAGGACACCTTCAGAAGACATACTCCTCCAGGAAGGAATCAACCAGTCCTTCCAGGTTGATATCGAAGTCATAGGAAACCTTTACCGCAGGCTTGTCGATCCTGAGTATCTTCTCCAAATCTACCGGGGTCGCTATGACGACCGCATCTGCGGGCGTTTCCGCTATCGTCTCCTCCAGCTCTTGTATCTGGGTCTTGGAATAGCCGAGCGCGGGAAGCACGGGGCCTATGTGGGGAAATTTTGCAAAGGCCTCTTTGATCGATCCAACGGCGTAGGGTCTGGGATCGATGAATTCCGAGACAATCCCGACGGTAGCGGTCAGACCTGCACCGTGCGGCATCCCGCCATGGGTAATGGTAGGTCCGTCCTCGATGATGAGGACCCTCTTATCCTCTATCAGGGCAGGGTCGCTCACGGCAAAAGAAGAAGGCGCCTCAAGGATGCCGGCGTCCGGGTTTTCCTCAGCGATCGTCTTCCGGATGCGGCTCAGGATATCTTCGCCGACCTCGTTCACTTTTGTGATTATCAGGAGATTCGCCCTCTTCAGGTTCACCTCGCCGGGATAGAAGAGTCTCTCCTGTCCCGGCCTCAGGGCGTCGATGAGCACGATTTCGAAGTCCGGAAAGATGAAGGGGAAATCGTTGTTGCCGCCGTCCCATATGATCACCTGGGACTCTCTTACTGCTTCACCGAGAACTTCCCCATAATCGATGCCCGCGTAAACCGTAATGCCTCTCGCCACAAGGTGCTCGAACTCCTCCCGTTCTTCGATCGTGCAGGCACCCCGGTCAACATCCCCTGCTGCTGCGAACCGCTTAACAGGGATGAAGTCGCAGTAGGCCATGGGATGCCGCATCACAGAAACGCGCAAGCCCCTCTCTTTCAGTAGTCTTGCCAGCTTACGGGTGATGATCGATTTTCCGCAGCCCGTTCGGACTGCGCAGACGGAAAGTATCGGTACGCTGCTCCTGAGCATCGTCTTTTCAGGGCCGAGAAGCAGGAAATCAGCGCCGAGGGAAAGCACCTCCGATGCCTTGTGCATGAGCTCTTCGTGAGAGATGTCGCTGTAAGAAAAGACGGCCGTTGTGACGGCCCTATCCCTGATAATTTCAGCGAGTTTCTCCTCCGGGTAGATGGGGATGCCTCCGGGGTAACGCTTCCCCGCAAGTGCAGGGGGGTAGACCCTGTTTTCGATGAAGGGTATCTGGGCAGCGGTGAAGGCAACGACTTCGAAAGAGGCGTTGTTGCGGAAGAAAGCATTAAAGTTATGGAAGTCCCTTCCTCCCGCACCGAGTATCACTACCTTTTCCATAGGAGATTTATAGCATCAAAAGGGGGTCGTGTCAATAAAACTCCCTCCTCTCTTCGGCTTTGATTCTCTCGCGCGGCGCACTTGCTCAAAGACCCGCAATTAGTGCAAAATATACGGATTCTGTAACGCTTTCTGACGCGAAAAGGGGACGCATGTCTTTAAGAGTCGCTGTTGTCGGTGCGGGCTATCTCGGGCAACACCATACGAGGGTTTTTGCTGAGATGCACGGAGTTCAGCTTGTCGGGGTCGTCGATATCGATGCGGCGCGGGCCGATGAGGTAGCCGGGAGATACGGTTCGAAGTCCTATACGGACTATCACGATGTCCTCGGCGGTGCCGATGTGTTGAGTATTGTCGTTCCCACTACCGCACATTATGAAATAGCACTCGACTGCATACGGGCCCGGAAAGATGTTTTCGTTGAGAAACCGATAACCGTAACGGTGGCTCAGGCAAGCGAACTGATACGGGAGGCTGAAAGGATGGGCCGCATACTTCAGGTCGGACACCTCGAGCGGTATAATCCCGGCGTCATCGCTCTGTCCCGGATGGTGAAGGAACCGCGGTTCCTCGAAGCGATAAGAATATCCCCTTTCCTCAGCAGGGGCGCGGATGTGGACGTAACGCTCGATCTCATGATACACGATATAGACGTCATACTCAGTCTTGTCCCTTCTCCCATAGAGACGCTCCGGGCGACCGGTTATTCTGTCGTGACCGATAAGATCGACGAGGCGAGGGCGTGGATAGAGTTCCGTGACGGAACCGTGGCGCTCCTCACCGCTAGCCGCATAGAGCGGGAAAAACAGAGGAAACTGAAAGTGTTCCAGAGAAACTCGTGCATCGAGCTCGATTATCAGCGGTCAGAAATCCGGAGATATTATCGTCCGTCGGAAGCGGATGATGGACAGAAGCCGTTTGATCCCTTCGCCTGCGACCTCAAGATCGAAGTCCGGAGTGAGTCCGTTTCCGGCTGCTCGATCGATACGATCAGACCGGAATATATGGAGCCACTCGCGAAAGAGCTACAGGATTTTATCCGTTGCGTGACCCTCAGGGAGAGGCCGAAGGTCTCCGGTGTCGAGGGAAGGGATGCCCTGGAAGTGGCGCTCGAAATAAATTCCGTCATGAGGTGAACCTTGAGATGATACCGATGGTCGATCTGAGCAAACAGTTTGCGGATGTCAAGGAAGAGATCTTCGAGATGATGAGTCAGATACTCGAGAGTTCCCACTACATACTCGGACCGAAGGTTCAGGAATTTGAGAAGAAGGTCGCTGCTTACATGGGTACCGACGCCGCTCTCGGCGTGGCTTCAGGGACTGATGCCCTCCATCTCTCCCTCGAAGCGCTCGGCGTCGGAGACGGTGACGAGGTGATTACGACGCCGTTCACCTTCTTCGCTACGGCGGAGGCGATCATCTATACCGGCGCGCGTCCCGTCTTTGTCGATATCGAACCGGGCACCTTTACGATGGACTGCAGCAAGATAGAGGAGCGGATAACGCCGAAGACCAAGGCCATCCTGCCTGTCCATCTTTTCGGCCATCCCGCTGACATGGAGAAGATCATGGACATTGCGGCGAGGCATGGCCTCTCCGTGATAGAGGACTGTGCACAGGCCTTCGGTGCTGCAGTGGGAAAGAGAAAAGTCGGGAGTTTCGGGCAAGCCGGCTGTTTCAGTTTTTATCCGAGTAAGAACCTCGGTGCTTACGGAGACGGCGGGATGATAACGTTTCATGACGGAAACCTCTCCGAGCTCTTGAAAAGCCTGAGGAATCACGGGTCGAGAGGCGCATACGTCCATGACGCCGTGGGCTTTAACAGCAGACTCGACGAGATACAGGCCGGGGTGCTCCTCGTGAAGTTTAAGAGGCTCGATGAATATAACCGGAAACGGCGGGAAAAGGCCTCGTGCTACCGTTCCCTGCTCTGCGATTCGGTCCGATGTCCGTCCGAAAAGGAGGGAAATTATCACGTGTACAATCAATATACGATCATGTCCGGGGACAGAGACGAGATCCAGAGAAGACTGAAGGAATCCGCGGTCTCTTCCGTCGTTTATTACCCCCTGCCCCTTCATCTCCAGCGTGCGCTGAGTTTTCTCGGACACCGGGAAGGTGATTTCCCGGCCGCAGAAAGGGCATCGCGGGAGGTGCTCTCCCTGCCCATTTATCCCGAACTTGAAGAATCGGCGATAGAAGAGATCGCCGCGGCAATAAGGAAGGTTTCCGGATAACCAGATGAAGACCGTCATGATTGTGGCAGGCGAGAGCTCAGGTGAGTGGTACGGTTCTCTCTTGGCAGGAGAACTGAAGCGTTTCTGGCCGGGCATCAGAGTTCTCGGCATCGGCGGTTCGAGGATGAGGGAAGCCGGAGTCGAGATCCTTGCGGGGATATCCAGCGCGTTCGGCATAGCGGAACTCCTGCCTTCATTGAGAAAGATCCGGGAATCATTCAGGCTGGCGGTAAAGGCCATTACCGAAACGAGGCCCGAGGTTGTCGTCCTCATCGATTTTCCCGATTTTAACTTCAGGCTCGGCAGGGTTGCGAAGCGATATGGGCTCAAGGTCCTCTACTATGTGAGCCCTCAGGTATGGGCCTGGCGGAAGGGACGGATACGGGTCATGGGAGAGATTGCCGACAGGGTCGCTGTGCTGCTCCCCTTTGAAGAGGAGATGTACCGAAAGGCAGGCATCCCGTCGGAGTTTGTCGGTCACCCCGCCATGGAAGAGATAGAGGAGGCGCGGAAGGCAGGGGACTTGCCGGATAGCGACAAGCCGGTCATGAGAAGAAAACTCGGGCTTGCCGCCGGACAGCCGGTAGTCGCTCTCCTCCCGGGGTCAAGGCCCCATGAATTGAGGACACTCATGCCCGTCTTTCTCGACCTTGTTAAACAGATTAAGGCGGAATTACCGGAGTCCGGATTTGTTATGCCCATCGCTCCCAATATCGATGTCGAGAAGTTCAGGCGGTATATCGATGCGCTTACGCTCGAAGGCGTCTTGATCGTGAAGGGGAACTCGATAGAGTGTCTTGCCTGTTCTGATCTGGCGGTCATCGCCTCCGGCACGGCGACCCTCCAGGCGACGCTTCTCGGCGTGCCCTTTGTCGTCGTCTATAAGGTCTCTCCCGTCACGTATCTTATCGGCAGGGTCTTCGTGAGCGTGCGGCACATATCCCTCGTGAATATTATTTCGGACTCGGGGGTCGTTCGTGAGCTCATTCAGCGCCATGCAAACGCGCAGGATATTATGCAGGAACTCAGGCGTATACTCTTCGATGAACAGTACCGGCTCGGGATGACGTCTTCCTTCGAAAAGGTACGGAGAATTTTTGCTGGGAAACGGCCATCCCGCAGGGTTGCGGAAATGATCGGCGAGATGGCGGGATGGGAACTCCAAAAGGTAGGAGGCCCTTCAGGGAGGGATTGATGGAGGGTCTAAGGAAGATATTACTCCTGGTGATGCCGTACTGGAGGCGTCTCGTCGTCGCAGCCATCTGCAGTCTCATTGTCTCCGGACTGAACGGAGCCCTCGCCTGGCTCGTCAAGCCGGCGGTCGATAAAGTCTTCATCGAGAGGAGTACGACGTCGATCTTACTCCTGAGCACAGGGATCATGCTCGCCTTTCTCGGCAGAGGGGTTTTCAGGTTCTTTCAGTCCTATCTCATGATGTCTGCCGGTGCCAAGGTCGTGAGAGACATACGGGATAAACTCTACCAGCACATGCTGTTCCTGCCCATGAGCTTCATACACAGAGATTCGACGGGCAACATGGTATCAAGGGTCCTGAATGATGCCGGTGCCGTTCAGGGCTTTCTCGCCTTCACCGTTAAGGACCTTTTCGTCGAGAGTACGACGGTGATAGTCCTCATATGTGTTGCGGTAGTCAGGCGCTGGGATCTCACCCTCATCTCGATCATTGTGCTGCCCTTCGCTTTCTATTTTGTCGGGAAGTTCGGCAAGAGGCTGAAGAAGGTGAGTGACCGTACGCAGGCGAAGATAGCCGCCCTCACCGAGATTCTGACGGAGAGCTTCACGGGGAACAAGATCATTAAATCCTTTTGTCGTGAAGGGGACGAGGTCGCCCGGTTCAGGGAAAGGAATCAGGACTTTTACCGGGAATTGATGCGGAGCACGAGGATTACCGAGGCTACGAACGTAATGATGGAGTTCGTCGGAGGAATCGGAATCGGGTTTGTTGTCTGGTACGGGGGAAGTCTCGTGATCGGGGGGGCGATGACTGCGGGTGATTTCTTCTCATTCCTCGCTGCGATCTTCATGATCTATACGCCTGCGAAGAGGCTCGCTTCAGCCCACAACGTGCTGCAGCAGGCGAAGGCTCCGCTCGAGAGGATAGAGAAGATGCTGGCGGAGAAGCAGGAAAGCGGCGGCACGGTGCCCTTGGGAGGATTTGGAAGAGAGATCGTCTTTGACAATGTCTCTTTCCGGTATGAGGAGACAGAGAGTGACGCCGTGCATGCGATCAGTCTGAAGGTGAAGAAGGGTGAGATTGTCGCCTTAGTGGGGCGAAGCGGGGCGGGCAAGACGACCTTTGTAGATCTCATCTCCCGGTTCTATCCGCCTGCCGAGGGCAAGATTCTCATTGACGGTCTTGACACATCCACGGTAACGCTCGGCTCTCTCCGCTCCCTTGTCGGCATGGTGACGCAGGATATCATCCTCTTTAATGATACGATACGGGCAAATATCTCCTATGGAAAACCGGAAGCCTCGGAAGAGGAGATCGTCAACGCGGCGAAGGCTGCTTATATCAACGATTTTATTCTCCAGTTGCCGCGAGGGTACGATACGGTGATCGGCGAACGAGGCGTCAGGCTCTCGGGGGGGCAGAAGCAGAGGCTCTCGATCGCGCGGGCGATACTGAAGAACCCCCCGATACTCATCCTCGACGAGGCGACATCGTCGCTCGATACCGCATCGGAGGTGATGGTCCAACAGGCGCTCGAAAACCTCATGAACGACAGGACAGCCTTTGTCATAGCCCACAGGCTCTCCACGGTGAGGAAGGCGAGCAGGATTATCGTCATGGATAAGGGCAGGATTGTGGAGGCGGGCACGCATGACGTGCTGCTCGAATCGGGCGGCATCTACCGGAAACTCTACGACATGCAGTTTGACGACAACAGAGCGGATACTATGACGGATGAAACTTCGGCAAGAACGGAACGCCCTCTCTAATGTTTCTTCTTTACAGCCTTCTCTATTTTCTCGTTATGATTCCGCTTCTCCCTTTCGAGTTTCTCAAACGGCCGAAGGGCATCAGACAGAGATGGTTCAGGGAGAAGCGGGGTTTTCTCAGCCCGTCATCAACTTCCGGCTCCTCACCGCTCATATGGGTCCATGCGGTTTCGATGGGAGAAGTCTTATCGGCAGTAACCTTTCTGAGAGAATTGAAAAGACGATACCCTGGTGCGGGCATCCTCCTTTCAACAATAACCGATACAGGCCAGAAAGTCGCTGAAGAACGGTTAGCTGATGTCGCGGATATTATCTATCTTCCTTTTGATCTCGTGCGCGTCATAAGACGGGTGCTCGGGGAGATGAGACCCGATGTCTTCATAACCATCGAAACGGAGCTCTGGCCGAACATCTTCAGACGTTTCAAGCGGGAAGGTATACCGGTTATCGTCATGAACGGTCGCCTCTCTGAAAGATCCTTTACGGGCTATCGAAAGATCAGGTTTTTCATGAGAGCCGTGCTCGATTCTGTTGCGACGTTCTGCATGCAGGACGAGACATCGGCTGAGAGGATGAGGGCACTCGGCGCGGACGGGTCTCGCGTTGCCGTGACCGGAAATTTTAAATTTGATATGAGACCTCCGGAGAGACCCCCGGACTGGTTGGCGATGTTGAAGGGCCCGGTCATCCTGGCGGGGAGCACCCATGAAGGCGAAGAGGAGATGATGGTATCCTCTTTTCAGAGACTCGAAAAGGATTTTCCCGGACTCAAGCTCATCATTGCCCCAAGACACCCCGAACGTTTCAAAGATGTTGAGACTATGGCAGTAGAACGGGGAGTGCCCTGCATGCGAAAGTCCGAAATCCTCGGGCTGTCGGCGTCCCATGGACAGGGCCTCATCGGGAGACCGGTATCAGATAGAGGCGGGTGTCCGGCAGAGAAAGGCGGACCGCTTTCGGGTGCATTGGTGATCATCCTGGACACCATCGGAGAACTTTCTTCGGCATATGGCGCGTGCGACATCGCCGTCATCGGCGGCAGCTTTGTGAGGCACGGCGGACATAATCCCCTCGAACCGGCATTGTGGGGAAAGCCTGTCCTCTGCGGTCCTCACATGGAGAATTTTCCGTTTGTCGCGGACTTTTACCGGGAGGCGGCTGCACGGGAAACCGATGAAGAAAGACTCCACGGGGACCTTGAGGAGCTGTTGCAATCTCCCGAGAAGAGAAAGGCGATGGGGGAAAAAGCGGCAGAACTCTATCGCAAAAAGGCGGGTGCCGTCGACCGGGCTATAGCGGTGTTAGAGCGTTACATCAAATGCTA
Coding sequences within it:
- a CDS encoding helix-turn-helix transcriptional regulator, translating into MDNNEVIDFILNKMPLGVLVFDPHLSITYRNRQAENFLKRFTIPEEVEAVNKRIFDVIGTAHLRELFPGDIYISKKLDGSPSTWMFRVQPSEGPSPFVTVFIVEQSVSNNFDLNRIRKNFSLTRRETDILRRVLDGLTNSEMSEDLDISEQTVKDHLSNVYMKFKVKNRFALIRSLISSPEP
- a CDS encoding carbamate kinase produces the protein MSSEGVLIALGGNALILPGERGYIEEQFTHTAACMKPVAALVSEGKRIVITHGNGPIVGNILLRNECARDYIPPMPLSVCVADSQGGIGAMMVQSLRNELKGIGIEKTVSAIITHVAVDMHDPAFTNPTKPIGPYYPDEQVVRERQTSGWTMKRIPGRGWRRLVASPMPRRIVETEAIRAALEIDILPIACGGGGIPVIEEEGILKGVDAVIDKDFTAGLLCREIGMKTFVIVTDVDGVYLNWDSSSRRRIHSFTMNDAKRYLGEGQFPAGSMGPKIEAAIAFLESGGDEVLITRPEDLLEALRGNAGTRIIV
- a CDS encoding Gfo/Idh/MocA family oxidoreductase, which gives rise to MSLRVAVVGAGYLGQHHTRVFAEMHGVQLVGVVDIDAARADEVAGRYGSKSYTDYHDVLGGADVLSIVVPTTAHYEIALDCIRARKDVFVEKPITVTVAQASELIREAERMGRILQVGHLERYNPGVIALSRMVKEPRFLEAIRISPFLSRGADVDVTLDLMIHDIDVILSLVPSPIETLRATGYSVVTDKIDEARAWIEFRDGTVALLTASRIEREKQRKLKVFQRNSCIELDYQRSEIRRYYRPSEADDGQKPFDPFACDLKIEVRSESVSGCSIDTIRPEYMEPLAKELQDFIRCVTLRERPKVSGVEGRDALEVALEINSVMR
- a CDS encoding DegT/DnrJ/EryC1/StrS family aminotransferase, encoding MIPMVDLSKQFADVKEEIFEMMSQILESSHYILGPKVQEFEKKVAAYMGTDAALGVASGTDALHLSLEALGVGDGDEVITTPFTFFATAEAIIYTGARPVFVDIEPGTFTMDCSKIEERITPKTKAILPVHLFGHPADMEKIMDIAARHGLSVIEDCAQAFGAAVGKRKVGSFGQAGCFSFYPSKNLGAYGDGGMITFHDGNLSELLKSLRNHGSRGAYVHDAVGFNSRLDEIQAGVLLVKFKRLDEYNRKRREKASCYRSLLCDSVRCPSEKEGNYHVYNQYTIMSGDRDEIQRRLKESAVSSVVYYPLPLHLQRALSFLGHREGDFPAAERASREVLSLPIYPELEESAIEEIAAAIRKVSG
- the lpxB gene encoding lipid-A-disaccharide synthase, whose amino-acid sequence is MKTVMIVAGESSGEWYGSLLAGELKRFWPGIRVLGIGGSRMREAGVEILAGISSAFGIAELLPSLRKIRESFRLAVKAITETRPEVVVLIDFPDFNFRLGRVAKRYGLKVLYYVSPQVWAWRKGRIRVMGEIADRVAVLLPFEEEMYRKAGIPSEFVGHPAMEEIEEARKAGDLPDSDKPVMRRKLGLAAGQPVVALLPGSRPHELRTLMPVFLDLVKQIKAELPESGFVMPIAPNIDVEKFRRYIDALTLEGVLIVKGNSIECLACSDLAVIASGTATLQATLLGVPFVVVYKVSPVTYLIGRVFVSVRHISLVNIISDSGVVRELIQRHANAQDIMQELRRILFDEQYRLGMTSSFEKVRRIFAGKRPSRRVAEMIGEMAGWELQKVGGPSGRD
- a CDS encoding ABC transporter ATP-binding protein codes for the protein MEGLRKILLLVMPYWRRLVVAAICSLIVSGLNGALAWLVKPAVDKVFIERSTTSILLLSTGIMLAFLGRGVFRFFQSYLMMSAGAKVVRDIRDKLYQHMLFLPMSFIHRDSTGNMVSRVLNDAGAVQGFLAFTVKDLFVESTTVIVLICVAVVRRWDLTLISIIVLPFAFYFVGKFGKRLKKVSDRTQAKIAALTEILTESFTGNKIIKSFCREGDEVARFRERNQDFYRELMRSTRITEATNVMMEFVGGIGIGFVVWYGGSLVIGGAMTAGDFFSFLAAIFMIYTPAKRLASAHNVLQQAKAPLERIEKMLAEKQESGGTVPLGGFGREIVFDNVSFRYEETESDAVHAISLKVKKGEIVALVGRSGAGKTTFVDLISRFYPPAEGKILIDGLDTSTVTLGSLRSLVGMVTQDIILFNDTIRANISYGKPEASEEEIVNAAKAAYINDFILQLPRGYDTVIGERGVRLSGGQKQRLSIARAILKNPPILILDEATSSLDTASEVMVQQALENLMNDRTAFVIAHRLSTVRKASRIIVMDKGRIVEAGTHDVLLESGGIYRKLYDMQFDDNRADTMTDETSARTERPL
- a CDS encoding 3-deoxy-D-manno-octulosonic acid transferase — its product is MFLLYSLLYFLVMIPLLPFEFLKRPKGIRQRWFREKRGFLSPSSTSGSSPLIWVHAVSMGEVLSAVTFLRELKRRYPGAGILLSTITDTGQKVAEERLADVADIIYLPFDLVRVIRRVLGEMRPDVFITIETELWPNIFRRFKREGIPVIVMNGRLSERSFTGYRKIRFFMRAVLDSVATFCMQDETSAERMRALGADGSRVAVTGNFKFDMRPPERPPDWLAMLKGPVILAGSTHEGEEEMMVSSFQRLEKDFPGLKLIIAPRHPERFKDVETMAVERGVPCMRKSEILGLSASHGQGLIGRPVSDRGGCPAEKGGPLSGALVIILDTIGELSSAYGACDIAVIGGSFVRHGGHNPLEPALWGKPVLCGPHMENFPFVADFYREAAARETDEERLHGDLEELLQSPEKRKAMGEKAAELYRKKAGAVDRAIAVLERYIKC